A genomic window from Candidatus Pelagisphaera phototrophica includes:
- the mreC gene encoding rod shape-determining protein MreC, with translation MAKKRFFSIKPFAVLFGVAVFWIFVPVAVKTTLQSAFYEFQAPMNAGASYVRELQNFWAARLKSKSELYEAGKDLAHLNSAYQLEVLENQSLKQEVVRLEALLGLPARPEYKYEIARVVTRDFNSWWQHFEIRKGSRHGIPVGAPVVFSGGVVGRIREVHEYTSTVELLSNSHLRMAVVIEGDNRPMSFRGAGFKIFRSPIGLAEYVPNDISISDPSNPPRIVTSGMGGIFPAGLHIGYLQRLRPGASGMFQDCDVRLEERLSNLTEVAVLITIKEGME, from the coding sequence TTGGCAAAAAAGCGATTCTTTAGCATAAAGCCTTTTGCTGTCCTTTTTGGAGTAGCAGTTTTTTGGATATTCGTTCCGGTAGCGGTTAAGACCACGCTACAATCTGCATTCTACGAGTTTCAGGCTCCCATGAATGCCGGAGCTTCCTACGTGAGGGAGCTTCAAAATTTCTGGGCAGCCCGATTAAAGTCAAAAAGCGAACTATACGAAGCAGGCAAGGATCTCGCCCACCTCAATTCTGCCTATCAGTTGGAAGTCCTTGAGAATCAGTCCCTGAAACAGGAGGTAGTCCGACTCGAAGCCCTTTTGGGACTGCCCGCAAGACCTGAATACAAATACGAGATAGCTCGCGTCGTCACCCGAGATTTTAACTCTTGGTGGCAACACTTCGAAATCCGTAAAGGTTCTCGTCACGGAATTCCCGTTGGAGCGCCTGTTGTTTTCTCTGGAGGTGTAGTGGGTCGCATCCGCGAGGTACACGAATATACGTCAACCGTAGAGCTGTTGAGCAATAGCCATCTTCGAATGGCGGTTGTAATCGAGGGCGACAACCGACCTATGAGTTTTCGCGGTGCAGGGTTTAAGATATTTCGTTCTCCCATAGGTCTTGCCGAGTACGTTCCCAACGATATTTCGATCTCAGATCCTTCCAATCCACCACGAATAGTCACTTCTGGAATGGGCGGTATTTTCCCAGCAGGCTTGCATATCGGGTACCTTCAACGCCTGAGGCCAGGGGCTAGCGGCATGTTTCAAGATTGTGACGTACGTTTGGAAGAACGACTCTCCAATCTCACCGAGGTTGCCGTTTTGATCACAATTAAGGAAGGTATGGAATGA
- a CDS encoding DUF58 domain-containing protein — MSISASKDQFMWRGPASGRTPRPFSVKLKEIFIPPKGEKVLPTASGMMLILIGLCLGLAAYNTENNILFAALSLLIATIIMSGFFCWSNIISARWRLETSSTFRVGEDGEVAVVVENARQRFPLFCLLFHLGDETSHEVSDLYLTESLAPGESSRLVWRHRPKKRCVTRFRIFETTSSFPFGFLRKHVLGECEVKARIWPARTEYQRLKMIGTGFGWQGASTKTKGSTGELIGLRQYAKGDAPRSIHWKVSARQGTLVVKQHAAESQARYSLVVNPSRYLWPKEDVFEKMCSFVASLAEDLFLAGDLDHCRIVGGASIKISRVADLSSFLDEVSALLWGRESSDSENLVQSNCVVFSPLDGKSVEAIVNGTTIAKA; from the coding sequence ATGTCAATTTCTGCCTCAAAGGACCAGTTTATGTGGCGTGGTCCTGCTTCGGGTCGGACGCCAAGGCCATTTTCGGTTAAGCTAAAGGAGATTTTTATCCCCCCAAAAGGGGAAAAGGTTCTCCCGACCGCTTCTGGTATGATGTTAATCCTTATTGGACTATGCCTTGGGTTGGCTGCTTATAACACTGAAAACAATATACTTTTCGCGGCCCTATCTTTGCTGATTGCAACGATTATCATGAGCGGTTTTTTTTGCTGGTCGAACATCATTTCAGCACGTTGGAGGCTCGAAACGAGCTCTACTTTTAGAGTTGGCGAAGATGGTGAGGTCGCAGTCGTAGTTGAGAATGCGAGACAAAGATTTCCCTTGTTCTGCCTACTTTTCCATTTGGGAGACGAGACATCTCATGAAGTGAGTGACCTTTATTTAACTGAGAGCCTCGCTCCCGGAGAGTCAAGCCGGCTCGTGTGGCGGCATCGTCCAAAGAAGAGATGCGTAACCAGATTTCGCATATTTGAGACCACGTCTTCGTTCCCTTTTGGCTTTCTACGCAAGCATGTGCTGGGAGAGTGTGAAGTGAAAGCAAGGATTTGGCCGGCTCGTACTGAGTATCAAAGACTCAAGATGATTGGGACTGGTTTTGGATGGCAGGGTGCTAGTACCAAAACAAAGGGATCAACTGGAGAGCTAATCGGTCTGCGGCAATATGCAAAAGGAGATGCGCCAAGATCTATCCACTGGAAAGTTTCTGCACGACAGGGGACTCTAGTTGTTAAGCAACATGCCGCTGAGAGCCAAGCGCGATATTCGCTGGTTGTAAATCCGTCTCGGTATCTGTGGCCCAAAGAGGATGTGTTTGAGAAAATGTGCTCGTTTGTCGCAAGCCTTGCTGAGGACTTATTCTTAGCGGGTGACTTGGATCATTGCCGAATCGTTGGCGGTGCCTCGATCAAGATAAGTCGAGTAGCCGATTTGAGTAGCTTCCTTGATGAAGTTTCTGCCCTATTATGGGGAAGGGAATCAAGTGACAGTGAGAATTTGGTACAATCGAATTGTGTAGTATTTTCACCTTTGGATGGGAAATCAGTGGAAGCGATAGTAAATGGAACGACGATTGCCAAAGCTTAG
- a CDS encoding penicillin-binding transpeptidase domain-containing protein, with translation MNTENTKKYQSRLWIFYAILGLLLVILYSGLFFRQLIESESHAAKEKIQNQRRILTPGPRGNLLDREGRVLVANKSKFSAVVFLSENQVQKSFSDSYRRMVRDYRERGEKIKSYSELRILSRANVLQSYLKGVNELIGRHEEVDATAITRHLNVNPLLPYPLIDNLAPEEFAILLESLPVESPVQVYVSNMRHYPYENAATHALGYVGYSPLEVQSDMPGSELRTFATKGTYGRNGIEKRFDEQLQGKTGSEIWVVDPSGYQVESVQREYPRKGRDIELSIDIDLQLAGEAGYDLYGDKGALVAIDIDRMEVLAMLSRPDYNLNQTTPFISNKIFKEISDNQAWENKALRGLYPPGSPFKLITAIAGLKAGKIDDNTVFECDGSHRVGGRNFPCMGHHGEIDLRTAIEKSCNEYFYRVGLETGVDNLSREAIYLRLNEPTHIDLPNETRGMLTPSREWKKTRFGEPWYPGDTANMSIGQGALIVTPLQMALMVASVAKNQVYSHPSILKQSPEQLARRPAPKPLGLPENLHKAIIDGMDRVVSPTGTARAAIIKGVNIGGKTGTAQINKKDGNFELAWFVGFAPIEDPKIAVVALVEGQELNVSFGGGRYAAPMARYVLEAYFDKRPEYVNTQEATTTAALP, from the coding sequence ATGAATACGGAAAACACAAAGAAATACCAGTCACGTCTTTGGATATTCTACGCTATTCTCGGACTACTTCTCGTCATTCTATACAGTGGCCTATTTTTTCGCCAGCTAATCGAGTCCGAATCGCATGCGGCAAAAGAGAAAATCCAAAACCAGCGTCGGATACTAACCCCTGGTCCAAGAGGCAATCTTCTGGACAGGGAAGGACGAGTTCTAGTAGCAAACAAGTCCAAGTTCTCGGCCGTCGTTTTTCTTTCAGAGAACCAAGTACAGAAATCTTTCAGTGACAGCTATCGGAGGATGGTACGAGACTACCGTGAACGAGGAGAAAAAATTAAGAGTTACTCAGAGCTCAGAATACTCTCGCGAGCGAACGTTCTTCAAAGCTACCTCAAGGGGGTCAACGAATTGATCGGCCGACATGAAGAAGTGGATGCAACCGCCATCACCCGACACTTAAATGTCAATCCACTACTTCCCTACCCCCTCATCGACAACCTTGCTCCCGAAGAGTTCGCGATCCTTCTGGAATCGCTTCCCGTCGAGTCACCTGTTCAAGTGTACGTATCCAACATGCGCCACTATCCCTACGAGAACGCAGCCACGCACGCCCTTGGATACGTAGGATACAGTCCACTAGAGGTTCAAAGCGATATGCCAGGATCAGAACTGAGGACGTTCGCGACAAAAGGCACCTACGGTCGCAATGGAATTGAAAAGCGTTTCGACGAGCAACTACAGGGTAAAACCGGCTCTGAAATCTGGGTCGTCGACCCTAGCGGATACCAAGTGGAATCCGTCCAAAGGGAGTATCCGAGAAAAGGCCGAGATATCGAATTGTCCATCGATATTGACCTCCAATTAGCTGGCGAAGCCGGATACGATCTATACGGCGACAAAGGAGCCCTAGTCGCCATTGACATAGATAGAATGGAAGTTTTGGCGATGCTCAGTCGGCCCGACTACAATCTGAACCAAACCACCCCTTTCATCTCAAACAAGATTTTCAAGGAAATCAGCGACAATCAAGCCTGGGAGAACAAGGCCTTGCGCGGCTTGTACCCTCCTGGTTCGCCTTTTAAGCTAATAACCGCCATCGCAGGGCTAAAGGCGGGCAAAATAGACGATAATACAGTCTTTGAATGCGACGGTTCCCATCGAGTTGGAGGCCGCAACTTCCCCTGCATGGGCCACCATGGAGAAATCGACTTGCGCACCGCTATCGAGAAAAGCTGCAATGAATACTTCTATCGGGTTGGGCTAGAAACGGGCGTTGACAATTTGAGTCGGGAAGCCATCTACCTCCGCCTTAACGAACCCACTCACATCGATTTGCCAAACGAAACTCGGGGAATGCTTACGCCTTCTCGAGAGTGGAAAAAGACTCGCTTTGGAGAGCCATGGTATCCAGGTGACACTGCAAATATGTCGATTGGACAAGGTGCCCTAATCGTAACCCCACTCCAAATGGCCCTGATGGTAGCTTCGGTTGCTAAAAATCAGGTCTATTCCCATCCGAGCATTCTTAAACAATCACCCGAACAACTCGCCCGGCGCCCCGCCCCAAAACCTCTGGGCCTTCCCGAAAACTTGCATAAGGCGATAATAGATGGCATGGACCGCGTAGTCAGCCCCACCGGCACCGCTCGCGCCGCTATCATCAAAGGAGTCAACATTGGAGGTAAAACAGGCACTGCCCAGATAAACAAAAAGGATGGCAATTTTGAGCTTGCTTGGTTTGTCGGATTTGCACCGATCGAGGACCCAAAAATAGCGGTGGTCGCCCTGGTAGAGGGACAGGAACTCAATGTGAGCTTTGGCGGCGGCCGATACGCCGCTCCGATGGCTCGCTACGTCTTGGAGGCCTACTTTGACAAGCGTCCCGAGTACGTAAACACTCAGGAAGCTACAACCACCGCCGCGCTTCCTTGA
- a CDS encoding DUF3488 and transglutaminase-like domain-containing protein: MERRLPKLSVNALYRLKWLVGALMAFVSMTALLNLGSLSRVPALIGIAAIWACIFFPKQYSSTPPIVWKAFAFIIVPLVSIDVLARETIPALLNLNTWLVIYRALNHQKRREEMQLVLLCLFLLVMTGMLTASLVSGLQLLFFSGLAIGFLTAGTILDSRSGGRSEEIDAYNAWQKHEGWFHLARSSRYRNLAIGSAMFTALIGIAGVAFLFIPRVDIQNKVNLFNMKATSSQTGFSESLNLGEVTNIKNDTRVALRVDVSGEQMVPATPYWRIVALDSYNNGSFSISPNLKESLNNRGTTPYMAVRYWSDLLFSDMPSRDETRDRWTFFVEPGVSKFLPVLGSFKQFTFANLNELSIGPQLHAFSLRETPSKMVSYQLEGVDFKSNIPDVPADRFNETIMRRISQTEEFTSYSYPESLLGLPNDKAAKEYLDIIVQKITGGVPMDAVAFATRATQYLSESHNYSMSVNLPEASGINDPVVRWLQSDLDGHCEFFASSLILLSRAAGFPSRVVIGYKGGAWNAFEKYYMVRNSDAHAWCEVFDGKDSWFRVDPTPGSDLPMAPQTTVPIEAQMGESDTLAYFDSLRMLWYRRIVNFDEQAQKEVAILMKDFFLAYIQVAEEWVISTANEVYSWIVAPWSTKKFINSMSSLVVAILVLLFQRKLVLNYRELFLATFRRGDPIRRKASKVLKKYETKHRDLTDDAKGKRESVIQELKRLRFGRRDSWSNPRIVFKEARRWL; the protein is encoded by the coding sequence ATGGAACGACGATTGCCAAAGCTTAGCGTTAACGCCCTGTACAGACTGAAGTGGTTGGTGGGGGCTCTCATGGCGTTTGTATCCATGACAGCACTTTTAAATCTTGGGAGTCTTAGTAGAGTCCCTGCATTAATAGGGATTGCTGCTATTTGGGCATGCATTTTTTTCCCAAAGCAGTATTCGAGTACTCCCCCTATCGTTTGGAAGGCTTTCGCTTTCATTATCGTCCCTCTGGTGTCAATTGACGTTCTGGCAAGAGAAACCATACCAGCTCTGCTTAACCTGAATACCTGGCTAGTTATTTATCGAGCATTGAATCACCAGAAGCGAAGAGAAGAGATGCAACTCGTTTTGCTTTGTCTATTTCTTCTAGTAATGACTGGTATGTTAACCGCATCACTCGTATCCGGGCTACAGCTACTTTTCTTTTCCGGATTAGCGATTGGCTTTCTGACTGCTGGTACGATTCTGGATAGCAGATCAGGTGGTAGAAGCGAAGAGATAGACGCCTACAATGCATGGCAAAAACATGAAGGCTGGTTTCATTTGGCTCGTTCTTCTCGTTACCGTAATCTTGCAATTGGGTCTGCAATGTTCACGGCCTTGATTGGGATCGCAGGTGTCGCTTTCCTCTTCATTCCGCGAGTGGACATTCAAAACAAGGTCAACTTGTTCAACATGAAAGCAACATCCTCCCAAACTGGTTTCAGTGAGAGCTTGAATCTCGGTGAAGTCACGAACATCAAGAACGACACGCGAGTAGCTTTGCGTGTTGATGTCTCGGGAGAGCAAATGGTGCCAGCCACTCCCTACTGGCGCATAGTGGCGCTCGACTCCTACAACAATGGAAGCTTTTCCATTTCACCGAATCTCAAAGAGTCGCTGAACAACAGAGGTACGACTCCTTATATGGCAGTTCGGTATTGGAGTGACCTACTGTTTTCGGACATGCCTAGTCGAGATGAAACAAGAGATAGATGGACATTTTTCGTTGAACCGGGAGTAAGCAAGTTCCTGCCTGTTCTGGGTTCGTTTAAACAGTTTACCTTTGCCAATCTAAACGAACTGAGTATCGGGCCGCAGTTGCATGCATTCTCTTTGAGAGAAACGCCTAGTAAAATGGTTTCCTACCAATTGGAAGGAGTAGATTTCAAATCAAACATACCAGATGTTCCGGCTGACCGGTTTAATGAGACGATAATGCGCCGCATTAGCCAAACAGAAGAGTTTACAAGCTACAGTTATCCCGAATCTTTACTTGGACTGCCCAATGATAAGGCAGCTAAGGAGTATTTGGATATAATTGTTCAAAAGATAACGGGGGGAGTCCCGATGGATGCGGTTGCATTTGCAACTCGAGCGACTCAGTACCTGTCTGAAAGTCACAATTATTCGATGAGCGTGAATTTGCCGGAAGCATCAGGTATTAATGATCCTGTAGTTCGCTGGCTTCAGTCGGATCTGGATGGGCATTGCGAGTTCTTCGCTTCTTCACTCATCCTGCTCTCAAGGGCTGCCGGATTTCCGTCCCGGGTCGTTATCGGTTACAAAGGCGGTGCCTGGAATGCGTTTGAGAAGTACTACATGGTGAGGAATTCAGATGCTCACGCTTGGTGCGAAGTCTTCGATGGGAAAGATAGCTGGTTTCGCGTTGATCCGACGCCAGGTTCGGACTTACCGATGGCACCGCAAACGACTGTGCCAATTGAGGCACAGATGGGTGAAAGTGATACGCTTGCTTATTTCGATAGCCTCCGAATGTTGTGGTATCGTAGAATCGTGAACTTTGACGAACAGGCGCAGAAGGAAGTTGCGATTCTGATGAAGGACTTCTTTTTGGCTTACATACAAGTAGCAGAGGAGTGGGTCATTAGCACGGCCAATGAAGTGTATTCCTGGATCGTCGCCCCATGGAGTACCAAGAAGTTTATAAATTCGATGAGTTCTTTGGTAGTTGCGATCTTAGTACTGCTTTTTCAGAGAAAACTCGTACTGAACTATCGCGAATTATTCTTAGCCACATTTAGGAGGGGAGACCCGATTCGGCGCAAGGCGAGCAAGGTTCTTAAGAAGTACGAAACGAAGCATAGAGACCTGACTGACGATGCGAAAGGGAAACGGGAATCAGTTATACAGGAGTTGAAACGGCTAAGATTTGGTCGCCGAGACTCGTGGTCAAACCCGCGTATTGTATTCAAGGAAGCGCGGCGGTGGTTGTAG
- a CDS encoding rod shape-determining protein: protein MLRNFLGLFSNDIGIDLGTANTLVYSKDKGIVLREPSVVAIHSGTRRVLAVGNEAKKMLGRTPGNITAIRPMKDGVIADFDITEAMLRYFIKKVQTAKIIPPRVVIAIPSGITEVEKRAVKESATHAGARDVMLLEEPMAAAIGVGLPVEEPAANMIVDIGGGTTEVAIISLAGVVYAKSIRVGGDELDAAIINYMKRAYNLLIGERTGEEIKLRIGSAAALDEEMTLEVKGRDSVAGLPKTIQVSSQEIREALHDTVNAIVEAVRSALERCPPELSADLVDRGFVLAGGGGLLRGIDRLLCDRTGLPVIIADDPLSAVANGTGAVLAELNALLPYVSSDSKD, encoded by the coding sequence ATGTTGCGAAATTTCCTCGGTCTATTTTCTAACGACATCGGTATCGATCTCGGAACAGCAAACACCCTCGTCTACTCAAAAGACAAAGGGATTGTTCTTCGCGAGCCAAGTGTTGTCGCCATTCACAGTGGAACCCGAAGAGTTCTCGCAGTAGGTAACGAAGCGAAGAAGATGCTGGGGCGAACCCCCGGCAACATTACCGCAATCCGTCCGATGAAAGACGGTGTCATCGCCGATTTCGATATTACTGAGGCGATGCTCCGCTACTTCATCAAGAAGGTTCAAACGGCTAAGATCATTCCCCCCAGAGTCGTAATCGCTATTCCATCAGGCATCACTGAAGTCGAAAAACGCGCTGTAAAGGAATCTGCGACGCACGCTGGCGCTCGAGACGTAATGCTTCTGGAAGAACCAATGGCAGCCGCTATTGGCGTTGGATTGCCCGTAGAGGAGCCGGCTGCCAATATGATTGTCGATATCGGTGGCGGTACTACGGAAGTGGCAATTATCTCGCTAGCTGGAGTTGTTTACGCAAAGAGCATACGTGTAGGGGGCGACGAGCTTGATGCGGCGATAATCAATTACATGAAGAGAGCCTACAATCTACTGATTGGGGAGAGAACTGGTGAGGAAATTAAACTGCGAATCGGATCGGCAGCCGCTTTGGATGAGGAAATGACTCTCGAAGTGAAAGGACGAGACTCAGTGGCCGGTCTTCCCAAGACCATCCAAGTTTCTTCTCAAGAAATCCGGGAAGCCCTACACGATACTGTCAACGCGATCGTAGAGGCCGTTCGTAGCGCCCTTGAGAGATGCCCACCGGAATTGTCGGCAGATCTAGTCGACCGAGGATTTGTCCTCGCAGGCGGTGGCGGTCTCCTCAGAGGGATCGACCGTCTGCTTTGCGATAGAACCGGACTCCCCGTCATCATCGCAGACGATCCCCTTAGCGCGGTCGCCAATGGAACCGGTGCCGTATTGGCAGAATTAAATGCACTGCTACCTTACGTTTCTAGCGATTCCAAAGATTAG
- a CDS encoding Sec-independent protein translocase subunit TatA/TatB, which produces METTYSLAFLTNLGWPEIVVILVVFILLFGAKKLPELARGVGKSIKEFKKATSHIEDDLRTAMEEEPAPKKPIETKQPAETSEKATSES; this is translated from the coding sequence ATGGAAACAACATATTCACTCGCTTTTTTAACGAATCTTGGCTGGCCCGAGATTGTCGTCATCCTCGTCGTATTTATACTCCTTTTTGGAGCGAAAAAACTACCTGAGCTCGCACGAGGAGTCGGAAAATCGATCAAGGAATTCAAGAAGGCCACGAGCCATATCGAAGATGATCTCCGTACTGCGATGGAGGAAGAGCCCGCTCCGAAAAAGCCTATCGAAACAAAGCAACCTGCAGAAACGAGCGAGAAAGCGACTTCCGAGAGCTAA
- the rpoD gene encoding RNA polymerase sigma factor RpoD, with product MPRKKKSDAKTKQGLSKHQVNERIRYLIRQSKEQGYLTYSDINTALPDGVDRQEDIDNIISILQNLEIDILDPDEVDSYKAKQEEQEEAQTKTSQHDILDDPVRMYLKQMGQVPLLTREQEVEISKRIESAEIKAQEALFSVGIASDFTLNLAEKLYNREERFDRIVIDKKIENRETYFQALPILIERSRKTHDRMLKTWSELRAAADPEDRKKIRSKFRKQENTLRGNFSKFFFKLKVFEEHIDDVISKDLSRISQINRDLDRVKKPKTARDAQLNPQKLKDELEEIHDKHRIDPEKLVRLIGDVRMRLREAHQAKTEMVEANLRLVISIAKKYTNRGLSFLDLIQEGNMGLMKAVEKFEYRRGYKFSTYATWWIRQAITRSIADQARTIRIPVHMIETLNKVMQVQKQLLQEYGHEPTPEEVAEEMALPVERVQTIMKMAQQPISLQSPVGDGDDTNFGDFIEDKSAENPYDQTAFSLLREKIIDVLDSLTERERRVLSLRFGLVDGYSRTLEEVGKQFKVTRERIRQIEAKALRKMRHPTRIRQLHGFFESEQFDGPNTFLSDQQNTGRETGSK from the coding sequence ATGCCACGCAAGAAAAAAAGCGACGCAAAAACCAAGCAAGGACTGTCTAAACATCAAGTTAACGAACGTATTCGCTACTTGATTCGTCAGTCCAAAGAACAAGGCTACCTAACTTACAGCGATATCAACACTGCTCTGCCAGATGGAGTGGATAGGCAGGAAGATATCGATAATATCATCTCGATTCTGCAGAATCTGGAAATCGACATCCTCGATCCCGATGAAGTCGATTCCTACAAAGCGAAGCAGGAAGAGCAGGAAGAGGCGCAAACCAAAACCAGTCAGCACGACATACTGGACGATCCTGTTCGCATGTATCTCAAGCAGATGGGACAAGTCCCCCTTCTGACGCGAGAGCAAGAAGTCGAGATCTCAAAACGTATCGAAAGCGCTGAAATCAAAGCTCAAGAAGCCCTCTTTTCTGTAGGGATCGCTTCGGACTTCACGCTAAATCTTGCTGAAAAGCTCTACAATCGGGAAGAGCGGTTCGATCGAATCGTGATTGATAAGAAAATCGAAAACCGCGAAACCTACTTTCAAGCCCTACCCATCCTAATAGAACGATCCCGCAAAACACACGATCGCATGCTCAAGACTTGGTCTGAGCTCCGGGCAGCGGCAGATCCGGAAGATCGAAAGAAAATCCGCTCCAAGTTCAGAAAACAGGAAAATACGCTGAGAGGCAATTTTTCTAAGTTCTTTTTCAAGCTCAAAGTTTTCGAAGAGCATATCGATGACGTGATCAGCAAGGACCTGAGCCGTATCAGCCAAATCAATCGAGACCTGGATCGAGTCAAAAAGCCAAAAACAGCCAGAGACGCCCAGCTTAATCCTCAAAAGTTGAAAGACGAATTAGAAGAAATCCACGACAAGCACCGCATTGATCCCGAAAAATTAGTCCGGTTGATTGGTGATGTTCGCATGCGTCTGAGAGAAGCGCATCAGGCGAAAACGGAGATGGTCGAGGCGAACCTTCGCCTCGTCATTTCAATCGCGAAAAAATATACGAACCGCGGACTCTCTTTCCTCGATCTGATTCAAGAAGGCAATATGGGCCTGATGAAAGCGGTTGAGAAATTCGAGTACCGCCGCGGATACAAGTTTTCGACTTACGCTACATGGTGGATACGCCAAGCCATTACACGCTCGATCGCTGACCAAGCTCGCACGATCCGCATCCCGGTTCACATGATTGAAACGCTGAACAAGGTCATGCAGGTTCAGAAACAGCTTTTGCAAGAGTACGGACACGAGCCGACACCGGAAGAGGTCGCAGAAGAAATGGCCCTCCCAGTAGAGCGTGTTCAGACCATCATGAAGATGGCTCAACAGCCAATCTCACTCCAGAGCCCCGTCGGCGATGGAGATGATACCAATTTCGGCGACTTCATCGAAGATAAGTCAGCGGAGAATCCCTACGATCAAACGGCTTTCAGTCTGCTACGCGAGAAGATCATCGACGTTCTTGATAGCTTGACCGAACGCGAACGAAGGGTTTTGTCACTGAGATTCGGACTTGTCGACGGCTACAGCCGCACCTTGGAAGAGGTTGGAAAGCAATTTAAGGTTACCCGCGAGCGAATCCGGCAGATAGAAGCGAAAGCGCTACGAAAAATGCGTCATCCCACCCGTATTCGGCAATTGCACGGATTTTTCGAAAGCGAACAATTCGACGGCCCAAACACTTTTCTCAGCGACCAGCAGAATACCGGCAGAGAAACCGGTTCCAAATAA